A region of Channa argus isolate prfri chromosome 8, Channa argus male v1.0, whole genome shotgun sequence DNA encodes the following proteins:
- the mfsd8l1 gene encoding major facilitator superfamily domain-containing protein 8, whose translation MDNRRKKKLSFISIGLIFLFSGVEYAVILPTIWRYLQTLDAQPYFLGLALSAFSLSGLLSGPLFGHWSDRTRTTKKIILFANLFEIAGNFMYFVGYSKWLLLASRLVAGIGTGAGSSIFGFLTRCTAPEDRATVFAAVMASRQAGLLIGPAFNIFLRLCDFNLGPFVVNKYTAPGLFMCLLWILLQLVVIFMYWDLPYLERVKVQDSSTNKSRERESEQDVTEGKGEENDEEKPLIDSQELGGSYGSVVTPDPTRKQNSAASNAIMNHISPTHSPQPSVTLESSSPFKNFSITREFLREEVVVLLAAQFITLFNQTALETMVTPLTQKYFGYGELENSVMYCLCGVEVIAGFLFVRWLSRRFAERVVLASGLTICNISAVWCIIFLANPLGGFPWQLTEFIIGVFLQVLGLPFVAVAQVSLFSKVTAEKTQGFSQGVRRSVGGLATILGPLWAGGLTENLYIMLGVMMGLLALLTIMLAFSYDRLVEPASEERADSPDSCG comes from the exons ATGGATAATCGACGGAAAAAGAAGCTGTCATTTATCTCCATTGGGCTCATTTTCCTCTTCAGCGGTGTGGAGTATG CTGTAATATTGCCCACAATATGGAGATACTTGCAGACTTTGGATGCACAACCTTACTTCCTGGGTTTAGCGCTGTCGGCATTCAGCTTGAGTGGCCTCCTATCAGGGCCGCTGTTTGGCCATTGGTCTGACAGAACCCGAACCACTAAGAAGATCATCTTGTTTGCCAACCTTTTTGAGATAGCTG GTAATTTCATGTACTTTGTGGGCTACTCCAAGTGGCTCTTGCTGGCAAGCAGATTGGTAGCAG GCATTGGCACAGGCGCTGGATCCTCCATCTTTGGTTTCCTAACCAGATGTACTGCTCCAGAGGACCGTGCCACAGTATTTGCTGCTGTAATGGCAAGTCGACAAGCTGGCCTTCTGATTG GTCCAGCATTTAACATCTTCCTGAGGCTTTGTGATTTCAACCTTGGTCCTTTTGTGGTGAATAAATATACGGCACCTGGG TTGTTCATGTGCTTGTTGTGGATTCTCCTTCAACTGGTTGTGATTTTCATGTACTGGGATCTCCCATATCTGGAGAGGGTGAAGGTACAGGACAGTTCAACAAACAAGAGCAGGGAAAGGGAGAGCGAACAAGATGTCACTGAAGGCAAAGGAGAGGAAAATGATGAGGAAAAGCCATTAATTGACTCCCAGGAACTGGGGGGGTCCTATGGATCAGTGGTGACTCCTGACCCCACCAGAAAACAGAACTCTGCTGCCTCAAATGCCATCATGAATCATATCTCCCCAACTCATTCTCCACAGCCATCAGTGACCCTTGAGTCCTCAAGTCCCTTCAAGAATTTCAGCATAACCCGAG AGTTCCTGAGAGAAGAGGTGGTTGTGCTGCTGGCTGCTCAGTTCATCACCCTTTTCAATCAGACAGCCCTGGAG ACCATGGTGACCCCATTGACCCAGAAGTACTTTGGCTATGGAGAGCTCGAGAACAGCGTGATGTACTGTCTCTGTGGTGTGGAGGTGATTGCTGGCTTCCTGTTCGTGCGCTGGCTGAGCCGCCGCTTTGCTGAGCGTGTTGTTCTGGCCAGTGGTCTGACCATCTGCAACATCTCTGCTGTCTGGTGCATCATCTTCCTAGCTAACCCACTAG GTGGTTTTCCATGGCAGCTGACTGAGTTCATCATTGGGgtgtttctgcaggttttgGGTTTGCCATTTGTAGCTGTGGCCCAGGTTTCCCTCTTCTCCAAAGTTACTGCTGAGAAAACACAAG GATTCAGTCAGGGAGTGCGCCGCTCAGTGGGAGGTCTAGCTACCATCCTGGGCCCTCTTTGGGCTGGAGGCCTTACTGAGAACTTGTATATTATGTTGGGGGTAATGATGGGACTGCTGGCCCTGCTAACG ATAATGCTGGCTTTTTCATATGACCGTCTGGTTGAGCCTGCCTCTGAAGAAAGAGCAGACAGCCCAGACAGCTGTGGTTAA